One Qipengyuania gaetbuli genomic region harbors:
- the rpoC gene encoding DNA-directed RNA polymerase subunit beta', whose translation MNELTKFTNQLAKPETFDEIQIGIASPERIRSWSFGEIKKPETINYRTFKPERDGLFCARIFGPVKDYECLCGKYKRMKYKGVVCEKCGVEVTVTKVRRERMGHIELAAPVAHIWFLKSLPSRIGLLLDMQLKQLERVLYFESYIVVEPGLTPLDKFQLLTEDELLEAQDEYGEDAFSASIGAEAVKMMLMDLDLEQEKEDLLEELATTKSKLKPAKIIKRLKVVESFIESGNRPEWMILEVVPVIPPELRPLVPLDGGRFATSDLNDLYRRVINRNNRLKRLMELRAPDIIVRNEKRMLQEAVDALFDNGRRGRVITGANKRPLKSLSDMLKGKQGRFRQNLLGKRVDYSGRSVIVTGPELKLHQCGLPKKMALELFKPFIYARLDAKGLSMTLKQAKKWVEKERKEVWDILDEVIREHPVLLNRAPTLHRLGIQAFEPVLIEGKAIQLHPLVCAAFNADFDGDQMAVHVPLSLEAQLEARVLMMSTNNILSPANGKPIIVPSQDMVLGLYYLSMERQEKKPEFTEDSDGNKVEKLPLFSDMAEVHQALEIKSVTLHSKIMARVPQADEDGNVSMKRFVTTPGRMLIGECLPKNHKVPFDIVNRLLTKKDIADVIDEVYRHTGQKDTVLFADAIMALGFRHAFKAGISFGKDDMIIPDAKVELVEATKALVADYEQQYQDGLITQQEKYNKVIDAWSQCGDKVADAMMEEIKSQPIDKDGKEAQINSIYMMSHSGARGSPAQMKQLAGMRGLMAKPSGEIIENPIISNFKEGLNVLEYFNSTHGARKGLADTALKTANSGYLTRRLVDVSQDCVIVEEDCKTDNALEMRAIVQGGSVIASIGERILGRTLAEDIVNASTDEVIAKAGTLVDEPLVKAIEEAETQVAKIRSPLVCEAKQGVCATCYGRDLARGTPVNIGEAVGVIAAQSIGEPGTQLTMRTFHIGGAAQLNETSHLEAVSDGKVVYRDMPTITDKKGRILSLARNGELAVIDAEGREREIHKVPYGTVLMHKDGAKVKEGDRLAEWDPFSLPIITETSGVVKFQDLIDGTSMEERVDDATGIAQRVVTEIRTSGRAKKEDLRPRLTLFNEAGDENEAARYMLAPGTALSVEDGAQVQAGDILARASREAAKTRDITGGLPRVAELFEARVPKDNAIIAKISGKIEFVREYKAKRKIAIVPEEGDAVEYLIPKTKVIDVQEGDFVKKGDTLISGSPNPHDILDVLGVEALAEYLVNEIQEVYRLQGVKINDKHIEVIVRQMLQKVEITDGGDTTLLPGEQVDLEELNETNAKLPKNKEPAQGTPILLGITKASLQTRSFISAASFQETTRVLTQAAVEGKKDTLIGLKENVIVGRLIPAGTGAGMNRMRVTASSRDAALRASWKKAQEAIIAANTAEEEHAAELAQGPEAAIGDDPLAVMEGETHGTDADAGDYLNEEAKDGE comes from the coding sequence ATGAACGAACTGACCAAATTCACCAACCAGCTCGCGAAGCCCGAGACTTTCGACGAGATCCAGATCGGCATCGCCAGCCCCGAGCGCATCCGCTCGTGGTCCTTCGGCGAGATCAAGAAGCCTGAAACGATCAACTACCGTACGTTCAAGCCCGAACGTGACGGCCTGTTCTGCGCGCGCATCTTCGGTCCGGTGAAGGACTACGAATGCCTTTGCGGCAAGTACAAGCGCATGAAGTACAAGGGCGTCGTCTGCGAAAAGTGCGGCGTCGAAGTGACCGTGACCAAGGTCCGCCGCGAGCGCATGGGCCACATCGAACTGGCCGCGCCGGTCGCGCACATCTGGTTCCTGAAGTCGCTGCCTTCGCGCATCGGCCTGCTGCTCGACATGCAGCTCAAGCAGCTCGAGCGCGTGCTGTATTTCGAAAGCTACATCGTCGTCGAACCGGGTCTCACCCCGCTGGACAAGTTCCAGCTGCTGACCGAAGACGAACTGCTCGAAGCGCAGGACGAGTACGGTGAAGACGCCTTCTCGGCCAGCATCGGCGCAGAAGCCGTCAAGATGATGCTGATGGACCTCGATCTCGAACAGGAGAAAGAGGACCTGCTGGAAGAGCTCGCGACCACCAAGTCGAAGCTCAAGCCCGCCAAGATCATCAAGCGTCTGAAGGTCGTCGAAAGCTTCATCGAATCGGGCAACCGTCCCGAGTGGATGATCCTCGAAGTCGTGCCGGTCATTCCGCCGGAACTGCGCCCGCTCGTCCCGCTGGACGGTGGCCGCTTCGCGACGTCGGACCTCAACGACCTCTACCGCCGCGTGATCAACCGTAACAACCGCCTGAAGCGCCTCATGGAGCTGCGCGCGCCGGACATCATCGTCCGCAACGAAAAGCGCATGCTGCAGGAAGCCGTCGACGCGCTGTTCGACAACGGCCGCCGCGGCCGCGTCATCACCGGCGCGAACAAGCGTCCGCTCAAGTCGCTCTCCGACATGCTCAAGGGCAAGCAGGGCCGCTTCCGCCAGAACCTTCTGGGTAAGCGCGTCGACTATTCGGGCCGTTCGGTCATCGTGACCGGCCCGGAACTCAAGCTGCACCAGTGCGGCCTGCCCAAGAAGATGGCGCTCGAGCTGTTCAAGCCGTTCATCTACGCCCGTCTCGACGCCAAGGGTCTCTCGATGACCCTCAAGCAGGCGAAGAAGTGGGTCGAGAAGGAACGCAAGGAAGTCTGGGACATCCTGGATGAAGTCATCCGCGAACACCCGGTCCTCCTGAACCGCGCACCGACGCTCCACCGTCTCGGCATCCAGGCTTTCGAGCCCGTGCTGATCGAGGGCAAGGCAATCCAGCTCCACCCGCTGGTCTGCGCCGCGTTCAACGCCGACTTCGACGGCGACCAGATGGCCGTGCACGTCCCGCTGAGCCTCGAGGCCCAGCTGGAAGCGCGCGTCCTGATGATGTCGACCAACAACATCCTCTCGCCCGCCAACGGCAAGCCGATCATCGTGCCTTCGCAGGACATGGTGCTGGGTCTCTACTACCTGTCGATGGAACGTCAGGAGAAGAAGCCCGAGTTCACCGAAGACAGCGACGGCAACAAGGTCGAGAAGCTGCCCCTGTTCTCGGACATGGCGGAAGTGCACCAGGCGCTGGAAATCAAGTCGGTCACGCTGCACTCGAAGATCATGGCCCGCGTTCCCCAGGCGGACGAGGACGGCAACGTTTCGATGAAGCGTTTCGTCACCACTCCGGGCCGCATGCTGATCGGCGAATGCCTGCCGAAGAACCACAAGGTTCCCTTCGACATCGTCAACCGCCTGCTGACGAAGAAGGACATCGCCGACGTGATCGACGAGGTCTACCGTCACACCGGCCAGAAGGACACCGTGCTGTTCGCCGACGCCATCATGGCGCTGGGCTTCCGCCACGCGTTCAAGGCCGGCATCTCCTTCGGCAAGGACGACATGATCATCCCCGATGCCAAGGTTGAACTGGTCGAAGCGACCAAGGCGCTGGTTGCCGATTACGAGCAGCAGTACCAGGACGGTCTCATCACCCAGCAGGAAAAGTACAACAAGGTCATCGACGCCTGGAGCCAGTGCGGCGACAAGGTGGCCGATGCCATGATGGAAGAGATCAAGTCGCAGCCGATCGACAAGGACGGCAAGGAAGCGCAGATCAACTCGATCTACATGATGAGCCACTCCGGCGCCCGTGGTAGCCCGGCCCAGATGAAGCAGCTGGCCGGCATGCGCGGCCTGATGGCCAAGCCGTCGGGCGAGATCATCGAGAACCCGATTATCTCGAACTTCAAGGAAGGCCTGAACGTCCTCGAGTACTTCAACTCGACCCACGGCGCCCGTAAGGGTCTCGCGGATACGGCGCTCAAGACGGCGAACTCGGGTTACCTGACCCGCCGTCTGGTCGACGTGTCGCAGGACTGCGTGATCGTCGAAGAGGACTGCAAGACCGACAACGCGCTCGAAATGCGTGCCATCGTCCAGGGCGGTAGCGTGATCGCATCGATCGGCGAACGTATCCTCGGCCGTACGCTGGCCGAAGACATCGTCAACGCATCGACCGACGAAGTCATCGCCAAGGCCGGCACGCTGGTCGACGAACCGCTGGTGAAGGCGATCGAGGAGGCCGAAACGCAGGTCGCCAAGATCCGTTCGCCGCTGGTCTGCGAAGCCAAGCAGGGCGTTTGCGCGACCTGCTACGGCCGTGACCTTGCCCGCGGTACGCCGGTCAACATCGGTGAAGCTGTCGGCGTCATCGCCGCCCAGTCGATCGGTGAGCCGGGCACCCAGCTGACCATGCGTACCTTCCACATCGGCGGTGCCGCACAGCTCAACGAAACCTCGCACCTCGAAGCGGTGTCGGACGGTAAGGTCGTCTATCGCGACATGCCGACCATCACCGACAAGAAGGGTCGCATCCTGTCGCTCGCCCGCAACGGCGAACTGGCCGTGATCGACGCCGAAGGCCGCGAGCGCGAAATCCATAAGGTGCCCTACGGTACCGTGCTGATGCACAAGGATGGCGCGAAGGTGAAGGAAGGCGATCGCCTGGCGGAATGGGATCCGTTCTCGCTGCCGATCATCACCGAAACCTCGGGTGTGGTGAAGTTCCAGGACCTCATCGACGGTACCTCGATGGAAGAACGCGTCGACGATGCCACCGGTATCGCCCAGCGCGTCGTCACCGAGATCCGCACCAGCGGCCGTGCGAAGAAGGAAGACCTGCGTCCGCGGCTGACCCTCTTCAACGAAGCCGGCGACGAGAACGAAGCCGCGCGCTACATGCTGGCGCCCGGTACCGCGCTCTCGGTCGAGGACGGTGCGCAGGTGCAGGCCGGTGACATTCTCGCCCGTGCCTCGCGCGAAGCCGCCAAGACCCGCGACATCACCGGTGGTCTGCCGCGCGTCGCCGAACTGTTCGAGGCCCGCGTGCCGAAGGACAATGCGATCATCGCCAAGATTTCCGGCAAGATCGAATTCGTCCGCGAATACAAGGCCAAGCGCAAGATCGCGATCGTGCCCGAGGAAGGTGATGCGGTTGAATACCTCATCCCCAAGACCAAGGTCATCGACGTCCAGGAAGGCGACTTCGTCAAGAAGGGCGACACGCTGATCTCGGGCTCGCCGAACCCGCACGACATCCTCGATGTCCTCGGGGTCGAGGCGCTGGCCGAGTACCTCGTGAACGAGATCCAGGAAGTCTATCGACTCCAGGGCGTGAAGATCAACGACAAGCACATCGAGGTGATCGTTCGCCAGATGCTGCAGAAGGTCGAGATCACCGATGGCGGCGACACCACGCTGCTGCCGGGCGAACAGGTCGACCTCGAGGAACTCAACGAGACCAACGCCAAGCTGCCGAAGAACAAGGAACCCGCACAGGGCACCCCGATCCTCCTCGGCATCACCAAGGCCTCGCTGCAGACCCGCTCGTTCATCTCTGCCGCCTCGTTCCAGGAAACGACCCGCGTGCTCACGCAGGCCGCTGTCGAGGGCAAGAAGGACACGCTGATCGGCCTGAAGGAAAACGTGATCGTCGGCCGTCTCATCCCCGCCGGTACCGGCGCGGGCATGAACCGGATGCGCGTCACTGCCTCCAGCCGCGATGCCGCCCTGCGCGCCTCGTGGAAGAAGGCCCAGGAAGCGATCATCGCTGCCAATACCGCAGAAGAAGAGCACGCGGCGGAACTGGCCCAGGGCCCCGAAGCTGCGATCGGCGACGATCCGCTGGCGGTGATGGAAGGTGAAACCCACGGCACCGATGCCGATGCGGGCGATTACCTCAACGAAGAGGCGAAGGACGGCGAATAA